The Myxococcales bacterium nucleotide sequence GTCGACGGTCACGGCTACATCTTCCGGGCCCACTTTGGGTTGATGAACGCGTCGTCGCGCAGCGAGCGGCGCGAGGTCCGGCTGTCGACCCGGGACGGCATGCCGACCGGCGCGCTGTACGTGTTCGCGCGCATGCTCTTGCGCCTGCACGAGGACGTCGGCCCCGAGCGCATCGCGGTGGTCTTCGACGCCGGGCGCAAGAGCTTCCGCACCGAGATCTACCCCGAGTACAAGGCCCACCGGCCGCCGGCGCCCGAGGACCTCGCGATCCAGATGCCGCGGTTCGCGCCGCTGGTCGAGGCGCTGGGCTGGCCGGTGCTGGCCATCCCCGGGGTCGAGGCCGACGACGTGGTCGCGACCCTGGCCACGGCCGCGGCGGCCAAGGGCTGGGAGTGCACGATCTACTCGGCCGACAAGGACCTGATGCAGCTGGTCGGCGAGCACACCGCGGTCATCGACGCGATGCGCGCGCAGACCTACACCCGCGCGGCGGTGATCGAGAAGTTCGGCGTGCCGCCCGAGCGCATCGCCGACTTCCTGGCGCTGCGCGGCGACGCGAGCGACAACATCCCGGGCGTGGCCGGCGTCGGCGACAAGACCGCGGCCGAGCTGGTCAACACGTTCCCCGACGTCGAGGCGCTGATCGCCGCGAACCCCAAGGTGCGCGGCAAGTTCCCGCTGGCCGACGCCGCGCAGGTCGAGCGCCTGCGGATCTCGCGGCGCCTGGTCGAGCTCGATCGCGCGGTGCCGCTGCCGCGTGAGGTCGAGGACCTGCGGGCGCGGCCGTGGGACCGCCCGGCGCTGATCGCGCAGTTCAGCGAGCTCGAGTTCGCCAACCTGGTCGAGAAGGTCGAGCGCACCACCGCGGCCAGCCCCGACGCGGCGCCGCCGCCGGCGCTGGTGGTCGAGGCCCCGGCGGCGCTGGGGCCGGCCCCGGTCGTGGCCGACACCGCGCCGGCGATCGCCGCGCTGGTCGCGGCCGCGCGCGCCGCCGGGCGCCTGACGCTCGCGATCGAGACCACCGGTCGGTTCGATCGCGCGACGGTCATCGGCGTCGCGGTGGCCGTCGCCGGGCACGCCCCGGCCTACGTGCCGATCGCGCACCGGTCCCTGGCCGCGGGGCCGCCGCCCAGCGACGCCGCGCTGGCGCCGCTGGCCGCGGTGCTGGCCGACCCCGCGGTCGCCAAGACCATCCACGACAGCAAGCACGCCGAGCGGGCCCTGCTCGGGCACGGCTGGCCCCTGGCCGGCATCGTCGACGATCCGCTGCTGGCGCAGTTCCTGGTCGACGCCAGCGTCGACTCGGGCATCGAGGCCATCGCCGCCACCGTCGGCGTGACGCTGCCGAGCCACGCCAAGACCGTCGGCAAGGCCGGCTCGTTCGAGGCGGCGGCGCCGATCGAGGCGGCGACCTGGCTCGGCACGGCGGCGGCGGCGGCGGCGGCGGCGGCCCCGCGCCTGCGCGCCAACCTCGAGGCCCGCGGCCTGACCGCGCTCTACGACGAGCTCGAGCTGCCGATCGCCCGCATCCTGTGCGAGCTCGAGCGCACCGGCATCTGCATCGACCGGGCCCACTTCGCGCAGCTCTCGGCCGAGGTCGCGACCCAGATCACCGCGCTCGAGGCCCAGATCGCCGAGCTCGGCGGCGGCGACATCAACGTCGGCTCGCCCAAGCAGCTCGCGGCGCTGCTGTTCGAGCGGCTGGGGCTGACCAGCGACCGCATGAAGAAGACCAAGACCGGGTACTCGGTCGATCACGAGGTGCTCGAGAGCATGATCGACGCCCACCCGATCGTGCGGCCGATCCTCGATCACCGCGAGCTGACCAAGCTGCGCGGCACCTACCTCGACGCGCTGCCGCCGCTGGTCAACCCGAAGACCGGCCGCCTGCACACGCTGTTCAACCAGGTCGTGGCCGCGACCGGCCGGATCTCGTCGCAGGATCCCAACCTCCAGAACATCCCGATCCGCACCGAGGTCGGCCGCGCGATCCGGCGCGGGTTCGTGGCGGCGCCCGGCAAGGTGCTGCTGGCCGCCGACTACTCGCAGATCGAGCTGCGGATCATGGCCCACCTGTCGGGCGACCCGGTGCTGTGCAAGGCGTTCCGCGAGGGCATCGACGTCCACGCCCAGACCGCGTCGGAGGTGCTCGAGCTGCCGCTGTCGGCGATCACCTCCAAGGAGCGCCGGATCGCCAAGGCGGTCAACTACGGCCTCATCTACGGCCAGTCGGATTTCGGCCTGGCCCGCGCGCTCGACATCTCCAAGAAGGACGCGCGCGCGTACATCGATCGCTACTTCGCGCGGTTGCCGACCGTGCGGCGGTTCATGGATCAGCTGGTCGCCGACGCCAAGCAGGCCGGCGGGGCCCGGACCGTGCTGGGCCGGTGGCGCCCGATCCCCGAGCTGGCGTCGAAGAGCCCGGTGGCGCGGCGCGCGGCCGAGCGCGTGGCCCAGAACACGCCGCTGCAGGGCTCGGGCGCCGACATCCTCAAGCGCGCGATGGTCGCGTGCCACCGCCGGATCGCCGCGGCCAACCTGCCCGCGACCATGCTCCTGACCGTCCACGACGAGCTGGTGTTCGAGGTCGAGCCCGACCGCGCCGACGAGATCGGCGCGGTGGTCAAGGAGGAGATGGAGGGCGCGTTCGCGCTGGCGGTGCCGCTCGAGGTCGACCTGGGCGTGGCCCGGACCTGGGCCGACGCGTGATCGCCGCACGCCGGGCGGGCGCGGCCGGGCCGGCGCGCTATGCTGACGGGCGTGCGTGTCGCGACCGTCCTGGTCCTCGTCGCCGCCGCCTGTGGCGGTGACCGCGGTGGCGATCAGCCGCTGGTGACGACCCCGCCGGTCGTGGCGCCGCCGCCGGCGCCCCAGGCCGCGACCCCGCCGGTCCGCGCCGACGCCGGGCCCACCGTCGAGCCGCTGATCGGGGCCTGCGCCGCGGCCGCGACGCCGACGACCGCCCCCGAGCGCCAGGTCGACGCGCTCCTCGACGAGGCTGGTCGCCACCTCGCCGAGGGCGCCTGGGCCGACGCCTTCACCTGCGCCGACATGGCCGCGGATCGGGCGCCGCGCGCGATCGAGGCCCACCACCTGCGCGGCGCGGCGCTGGCCGGGGCCGGGCGCGACGCCGAGGCCGCGATCGCCTACGACCTGGCGCTCGCGCTCGATCCCGAGGACCCCGAGACCCTGCGCGCCTGCGCCGACTTCTACGTCAACGTGATCTCCGACAAGACCCACGACACCACCGCGCTCGGGCTCGAGCTGGCCCGGCGCGGCAGCGCCCGCGCGACCGCGCGTCGACGGGGCCAGACCGACCTGCGGGCCGAGCTGGCGCTGCTCGAGGCCCAGGCCTGGAACGATCTGGGCCGCGCCGATCTCGCGCTCGAGCGGGCCGCGGTCGCGGTCAGCCTCGATCCGCAGCTCATCGACGCGATCCACGAGCACGGCGTCGCGCTGTTCAACCTGGGCCGCTTCGCCGACGCCGCCGTCCGGCTCGAGCGGGTGCTGCGCGATCGTCCCGACGAGCCCTACGCCCACCACATGCTGGCGCTGGCGCTCGAGCAGCTGGGCCGCACCGCCGACGCCGCCGCGCACTTCGCGCGGGCCCGGGCGCTGGCGCCCGACGAGTTCCCGCCCCCGGTCGAGATCACGATCGCCGAGATGGAGGCCGAGATCGCGCGCGCGGTGGCGGCGCTGCCGCCGACGGCCCGCGCCAAGGCGGCGCTGGTGCCGATCACGGTCGCCGACGTGCCCGATCCCGCCGATCTGCGCGCGAACGATCCGCCGTTCCCGCCGACCATCCTCGGGCTGTTCCGGGGCCTGCCGCTCGGCGCCAGCCCCGAGCCGGGCGAGCACCCGCCCGAGCGCGCGATCTTGCTGTACCGGATGAACCTGGCCCGCGCGGTCCGCTCGCGGGCCGAGCTGTCCGAGCAGATCGAGCGGACCCTGCGCCACGAGCTCGGGCACCTCGACGGGCTCGACGAGGACGATCTGCGCCGCCGCGACCTCGAGTGAGGTGCGATCACGCGTGAGGGCCGCCGCGGCCTCGTGTACCATCCGGGGCGCGATGTCGGATCGAGCGGCGCCGGCGCCCCCGCCCCCAGGCGACGACCGCGTCATGCTCGCGGCGGCGCTGCTCCAGGAGCGCAAGAAGCTCGAGCTCGTGACCGAGGTCGGGGCGGCGCTGTCGGCGACGCCAGACCTCGACCAGCTGCTGCAGCTGCTGATCGACAAGGTCACCGAGCTGATGGACGCCGACCGCTCGACCTTGTACCTGCTGTCCGAGGACGGCCGCGAGCTGTGGTCGAAGGTGGTCCAGGGCCGGGACACGCTCGAGATCCGGCTGCAGGTCGGCGAGGGCATCGCCGGCTGGGTCGCGGCCTCGGGCGAGGTCGTCAACATCGCCGACGCCTACCGCGACACCCGGTTCCAGCCCGCGGTCGATCTGCGGTCGGGCTACCGCACGCGGTCGATCCTGTGCGTGCCGATGCGCAACCGCGCCGGCGCGGTCGTCGGCGTGGTCCAGGTGCTCAACAAGCGCGCGCCGGCGCTGGCCGAGCGCCGGACCGACGACGACGTCAGCGCGACGATGGCGCTGTTCTCGTCGTTCTCGCGCGACGACGAGGAGCTGCTGCTGGCGCTGGCCAGCCAGACCGCGGTCGTGATCGACAACTCCAAGCTGTACCTGTCGGTCGTGGCCAAGAACGCCGAGCTGGCGCGCACGACCGCGCTCCTGGCGGCGCGGTCGCACGAGCTCAACGTGCTGTACGAGGTCGAGAAGGAGCTGTCGGCGGCGACCGACCTCGACGGCTCGCTGGTCCGCATCCTGGGCCGCGCGGTCGATCTGCTGGGCGCCGAGGCCGGCTCGATCGCGCTCCTGACCGCGGCCGGCGACGCGCTCGAGCTGCGCACCGTGCTGGGGCCGGCCGCCGAGCGGCTGCGCGACGCCAAGATCGGGCTGGGCCAGGGCCTGCTCGGGTGGGCGGTGGCGCGGCGTGAGCCGGTCATCGCCAACCAGGTCGACGGCGACGCGCGGTTCGCGCGCGACTTCGCCGAGGCCCACGGCGTCGCGGCGCGCGCGCTGATGGCGGCGCCGGTGCTCGACGGCGAGCGCGTCGTCGGCGGCATCGAGATCCTCGACAAGCGCGCCGGCGACTTCGACGAGGCCGATCTGCGGCTGCTCGTGCTGGTGGCGGGGCAGGTCGGCCAGGCGATCAGCCTGGCGCGCAGCCGCGACGAGACCCGCGATCAGGATCGGCTGGCGTCGATCGGGCGGCTGATGGCCGGCGTGCTGCACGATCTCAAGACCCCGATGACGGTGATCTCGGGCTACGCGCAGCTGATGGCCGGGTGCGACGACGCGGCCCAGCGCGAGCGCTACGTCGAGAACATCCTGCGCCAGTTCGACACGATGAGCGGCATGACCCGCGAGGTCCTGGCGTTCGCGCGCGGCGATCGCGATCTGATGATCCGGCGCGTCTACATGCACAAGTTCATCGCCGAGGCGGTGGCGCAGCTGCGCCAGGCGTTCGCCGGTCGCCCGATCGCGATCGAGGTCGACCTCGGCTACGACGGCGTGTCGCACTTCGACGAGACCAAGATCCTGCGGGTGCTGCACAACCTGGCCCGCAACAGCGCCGACGCGATGGAGGACGGCGGCCACTTCTGGGTCCGGACCCGCCTCGACGGCGAGCAGCTGGTGATCGAGACCGCCGACGACGGCCCCGGCATCCCGGCGGCGCTGCGCGGGCGCCTGTTCGAGCTGTTCGCGTCGGGCCGCAAGGGCGGCACCGGCCTGGGGCTCGCGATCGTCAAGAAGATCGTCGACGACCACGGCGGCTCGATCACCTGCGACACCAGCGCGGCCGGCACCACGTTCACGATCCGGCTGCCGCACCGCGGCTCGCGCACCGGCGAGTTCGCGCCGATCCGATGACGACGCGGGTCGCCGGGCCGGCGCCGATGGTGTCGGTGGACGGCGTGTCGCGCCGGTTCGGGGCGCGGGTGGCGCTCGCCGACGTCGGCTTCACCGTCGGCGCCGGCGAGCTGTGCGGGCTGGTCGGCGGCAACGGCGCCGGCAAGACCACGCTGGCGCGGATCCTGGCCGGGTTCCTCGATCCCGACGCCGGCCGGGTGATGATCGCCGGCGTCGACGTCGCGACCGCGCCGCAGGCCGCGGCGGCCCGGCGCGGCTGCCTGGTCGAGGGCGCGCCGCTGCCGCCGGAGCTGGGCGCGCGCGAGTACCTGCGCTGGCGCGCGCGCCTGCGCGGGGTCGAGGTCGACGTCGACGCGGCCCTGCGCGAGGTCGGCCTGCTCGATCGCGCGCGCGACGCGATCGCGACGTTGTCGAAGGGGCAGCGGCAGCGGGTGGCCTGGGCCGAGGCGTGCCTGGGCGCGCCGCCGGTGCTGCTGCTCGACGAGCCCGCCGCCGGCCTCGACGAGGAGGAGCGCGCCGCGGTCCGGGCGCGGCTGACCGCCGGCCGCGGGGCCCGGGCGGTGGTGTGGGCCAGCCACGAGCTGGCCGACGTCGAGGCCGCCGCCGATCGCGTGGTCGTGCTCGTGGCCGGACGGGTCGCGGGCGCCGGCACGATGGTCGAGCTGCGGGACGCGGCCGGGCTCGCGGCCGACGCGTCCTTGCGCGCGGTGGTCGCCGCGCTGGGAGCGCAGGCGTGACCACCGTGGCGCGGGTCGCGATCGTCGCGCGCATGCAGCTGGCCGCGGCGCTGCGCTCGCCGGTGGCGTGGATGGTGGCGGCCGGGTTCCTCGTGCTCGAGGGCGTGTCGTTCGCCGCGCTGGTGGCGGTGCTGGCCGACCCGGCCCGGCCGGCGCCGGTGGGCGCGGTGCTCGAGGGACACTTCGGCGGCACGCTC carries:
- a CDS encoding ABC transporter ATP-binding protein; translated protein: MTTRVAGPAPMVSVDGVSRRFGARVALADVGFTVGAGELCGLVGGNGAGKTTLARILAGFLDPDAGRVMIAGVDVATAPQAAAARRGCLVEGAPLPPELGAREYLRWRARLRGVEVDVDAALREVGLLDRARDAIATLSKGQRQRVAWAEACLGAPPVLLLDEPAAGLDEEERAAVRARLTAGRGARAVVWASHELADVEAAADRVVVLVAGRVAGAGTMVELRDAAGLAADASLRAVVAALGAQA
- a CDS encoding metallopeptidase family protein — protein: MRVATVLVLVAAACGGDRGGDQPLVTTPPVVAPPPAPQAATPPVRADAGPTVEPLIGACAAAATPTTAPERQVDALLDEAGRHLAEGAWADAFTCADMAADRAPRAIEAHHLRGAALAGAGRDAEAAIAYDLALALDPEDPETLRACADFYVNVISDKTHDTTALGLELARRGSARATARRRGQTDLRAELALLEAQAWNDLGRADLALERAAVAVSLDPQLIDAIHEHGVALFNLGRFADAAVRLERVLRDRPDEPYAHHMLALALEQLGRTADAAAHFARARALAPDEFPPPVEITIAEMEAEIARAVAALPPTARAKAALVPITVADVPDPADLRANDPPFPPTILGLFRGLPLGASPEPGEHPPERAILLYRMNLARAVRSRAELSEQIERTLRHELGHLDGLDEDDLRRRDLE
- the polA gene encoding DNA polymerase I — encoded protein: MERLHVVDGHGYIFRAHFGLMNASSRSERREVRLSTRDGMPTGALYVFARMLLRLHEDVGPERIAVVFDAGRKSFRTEIYPEYKAHRPPAPEDLAIQMPRFAPLVEALGWPVLAIPGVEADDVVATLATAAAAKGWECTIYSADKDLMQLVGEHTAVIDAMRAQTYTRAAVIEKFGVPPERIADFLALRGDASDNIPGVAGVGDKTAAELVNTFPDVEALIAANPKVRGKFPLADAAQVERLRISRRLVELDRAVPLPREVEDLRARPWDRPALIAQFSELEFANLVEKVERTTAASPDAAPPPALVVEAPAALGPAPVVADTAPAIAALVAAARAAGRLTLAIETTGRFDRATVIGVAVAVAGHAPAYVPIAHRSLAAGPPPSDAALAPLAAVLADPAVAKTIHDSKHAERALLGHGWPLAGIVDDPLLAQFLVDASVDSGIEAIAATVGVTLPSHAKTVGKAGSFEAAAPIEAATWLGTAAAAAAAAAPRLRANLEARGLTALYDELELPIARILCELERTGICIDRAHFAQLSAEVATQITALEAQIAELGGGDINVGSPKQLAALLFERLGLTSDRMKKTKTGYSVDHEVLESMIDAHPIVRPILDHRELTKLRGTYLDALPPLVNPKTGRLHTLFNQVVAATGRISSQDPNLQNIPIRTEVGRAIRRGFVAAPGKVLLAADYSQIELRIMAHLSGDPVLCKAFREGIDVHAQTASEVLELPLSAITSKERRIAKAVNYGLIYGQSDFGLARALDISKKDARAYIDRYFARLPTVRRFMDQLVADAKQAGGARTVLGRWRPIPELASKSPVARRAAERVAQNTPLQGSGADILKRAMVACHRRIAAANLPATMLLTVHDELVFEVEPDRADEIGAVVKEEMEGAFALAVPLEVDLGVARTWADA
- a CDS encoding GAF domain-containing sensor histidine kinase, whose protein sequence is MSDRAAPAPPPPGDDRVMLAAALLQERKKLELVTEVGAALSATPDLDQLLQLLIDKVTELMDADRSTLYLLSEDGRELWSKVVQGRDTLEIRLQVGEGIAGWVAASGEVVNIADAYRDTRFQPAVDLRSGYRTRSILCVPMRNRAGAVVGVVQVLNKRAPALAERRTDDDVSATMALFSSFSRDDEELLLALASQTAVVIDNSKLYLSVVAKNAELARTTALLAARSHELNVLYEVEKELSAATDLDGSLVRILGRAVDLLGAEAGSIALLTAAGDALELRTVLGPAAERLRDAKIGLGQGLLGWAVARREPVIANQVDGDARFARDFAEAHGVAARALMAAPVLDGERVVGGIEILDKRAGDFDEADLRLLVLVAGQVGQAISLARSRDETRDQDRLASIGRLMAGVLHDLKTPMTVISGYAQLMAGCDDAAQRERYVENILRQFDTMSGMTREVLAFARGDRDLMIRRVYMHKFIAEAVAQLRQAFAGRPIAIEVDLGYDGVSHFDETKILRVLHNLARNSADAMEDGGHFWVRTRLDGEQLVIETADDGPGIPAALRGRLFELFASGRKGGTGLGLAIVKKIVDDHGGSITCDTSAAGTTFTIRLPHRGSRTGEFAPIR